The DNA region ATCTGCAGCAGCTCACTCACTGTTGCTGTTTCTTTGCTGCCTAATAAGGACCTTTGGTAAGATGACGGCTTCGTCACCAGAAACTTGTCCCTGATGAGCGCCTTGAACTTGCTAAAAATGGAAACCCTGCCACTAACTTTGGTCGTAACACTACTAATGGGGAAATGGAACTGCTTCTCGATCGCCTTGCTGACGTCGCTTGCTAGGGGATTCAAGTGGAAGCTGACCTTCTTGGACGGCTCAACGCGGTGGAAGAATGTCTTGGCCGCGCCGACCCTCGAGATGAAGAGCCCATGCTTGACGTCAACCTTCTCGTATAGGTCGAAGGATGTGTTAGGGTTGACGTCATCGAAGCCAATAGCAAAGTCGTCAGGTTGAGATTGCGAGAAGATGGGGGCAGTGTCTAGGCCTCCTGCGTCAGTGGGATCGGTCAGGTGACCGGCTTCTCCTGCAATCTAGCTCTCAGTTAGTACATGCATGAAGGTCGATCATCAAGTGCCCTAGGCTAGCTAAAAGTTAACTATATATAGATCATTTAAAGTGGAGCGCATACATGTTGCACCaaaaaattaaatttatatacctgaattGTCAGCAGTGTCTGATATGGGGTATTGTGTGATGCACTCTGTTGGATTGCTTTCGTCTCCTTCTACGACAATCTGCTTGATCAGAAAAATTGAAGTGTGCATGTAAATATTAGTCTCATAACTAAAAGCAGGAAGGTGAGAGGTTATGTGTACAAGCATGACATAAGCAATTCCCATGAGGTAATTACCTCTCCTAGGTCATTGTTGTGCAGCCTCACTCCTCTAAGGTTCTCCACTtgcttcttctcttccttgagcTCCTCCTCCATGTCAGCAATCTCAACCAACCGAACCGGTTCATCGACATGGACTGACTTCGAGGCGAATCCTGCAGACGTACCTATGCAGCCCATATGGTAGAAATTGTCCACCTCTTGTTTGGCCTTCACCCCGAGCTCAACGAGGGAGGATAGCTCGTTGATGTAgtgggtactgctgctgctgcttgtgcCAGCACCTGGCCACATTTCTGCAGGGAAGCTGTTGCTGGTGCCGTTGATTAGCTCCTGCGAGGCCGACGCGACGGAGAGGAACTCTTGAAGGATGTCAACCTCGTTGGGGTTGCTGCGGAGTATGCTTGTCTTTGTGTCGAGGCTGACGTCCTGTGGAAAGTCCTCCACCTCCAGGGGAGGCAAGGAGAGTCTGTGCTGCAGCCTTGCACACTCCAGCGCGACATCGACCTGCAGTAATAAGCACTAAATTAATAAGCGTTCTTGTCCTGTGTTACTGCACTGAAATACTAGCAGTTCTGCCACTTTACATACCTTGGATGGGAGGCACGAGAAGTTGGAAGAAGCTGGATTCATGAAGAAAGGATTGGTGGCGTTAAAGGCGTCTTCACTCAGGAACTGCATCCATTTGCCATCCTCGTGACCAGCGCTCATCTGCATCCCGAACCCACCATGCTGCATCGAGTCCATTGGCGCCTCGGTCGGAAATGAGAAACTGCTGCTCTCGAAGTCGTCGCCCCTAACATCACTGGACAGGTCCAGAGTTGGGGAGCGGTCGACACTACTTGCCATCCACTGCGGTTGCTCAATGGGGTGGTGCACGGCGCCATAATGCTCTATGATCTTTGGCCCAGGTGCTGTCTTCTTGAACACTCGGCATAATGCGTACGCATCCTGTGAACAGAAATGCAAATGGCACATATATATGTCAGAGAAGCCTAATAAGCTATATCAGGCGCCCAGTGTGATGTTTCGTACTAGTTAGGTGTCTAGGGTTTCAGGAAAATAAGGGGTCAACAATGCACATAAAGACCCTCACATACAAGcacttcgtgcttcctcaaatTGCAGTACTTAAAATTGATTTATGCATAGGTAAAAATTGATTTATGCATAGGTAGTAATGTAACACCTGTAAGCCGGTATCAGTCTCGCATTCCCTCTCGTCGAGGCGGTACTCGTGCATGACCCAGTCAGTGCGAGAACCATGTGGAGCTCGACCACGATAGTACACCAACGTCTTCTTCATTCCAACTGGACGCCTATGCGAGTTCACTTTTCTGTCCTTCCCAGTTGCCTTCCAGTATCCAGATTTGGTTGCACGGTTTGTCCTTGACCCATTTGGGTACTTGCGGTCTCGAGGGCTGAAGAAGTACCATTCAAGGTCTTTGCTTGGAAGGAAGGATTTTTCTGAAAACATATAGTTAAAATGATGTCAGACTTAAAAACACACAGCATGAATGCTACCATTTTATCTCTATAGATGTGATAATCATCATTAGAACAAACTGTAGAACTCAAAGATTAACCGTGATAGACTACCATAGTTGAAAACAGAATTAGGTCAAGATCACTTTATATCTTGGAGGCTGTGCACTTTTTTTTCCCAATCTTCTTGACTTATGTCCATATCTCAAGTCCCTTTCCTAATTTCTTGCTTTATTTTGCCACTCAAAGAAGATAAAAGAATCATCTTTATTTTATCTTTTCAGTCAATGTTTTACTGCACTCATTTCATACAATGCTACAGGTAATTTTTAGTACGTGAATGACAAGCTTGAAAGCCAACAAATGGATAAAGAGAATATATCTTTTCTTCAAATCTATGTGTGATTGTGACATGGACCAAAATATATAAGCTTTAGCTTTGTTGCTACTGGGATAAaggatttcttttccttttcaagCAGCTCAATGCATGGACAAGATATATATCTACGCGATCACATTTACACTTGGCAAAATTTTGCTATGCCTTATGGTTCTTTCAACCAAAAAGAGCAAGATCTACCTATATTCCCCCCTTTAGGTAAAAATAAAACGTTTGAAACTAAGAAGCAAATTTCATAGTATGGTTAATGTAGTCTTAACTCAAGCTAGTATGGCAAATATGGAACCTTTTTATTTACCAAAAAAAACAGACATAAACAGAGTCAAATATGCTTCAATCAACTATAACTGGAATGCTAAAAAAGCACTGAATACATAAAGGCAACGTATATATTAGACTGCAATTTGCAAGAGCTAGTGATGCATGTCAAGTATAGTATAGGTCGGTGAAGTGCCCGCCAAGAAGGGAACATGAGGTTATTCTTTCCTCAAGAGAAAGGATTGCTGTTTCTTGGGAGAGCATAATAGTATAAGGATTGAATAAGATTGCTTATAGTCTGCACACCACGGCACGGCATCCAGGACAATCAGGGAGAGAGATATTTATGTTCTTTCCGTTGAGGGAAAAAAGGGCGTAGTATGTTAAAATCCTATCCCATGCAAATACAGTAATTCGCAATAAAATCACAACCTTGCAGTTCAGACAATCGAAGGTGTTCCACAACAAGTTAACAACTACTTGGAATGCTTACGTTTTTCCAATATAGCAAGCAAATTAAACCATGATGAGAACTACATAGTGCTAATAACTTCGTTCATCGAGAGTCAATACTGAACAAAGATCATTGCAGAATGAATATGCATATACCTGGCAAATCCCAGGGCTCGCACTTGTAAAGATCAACCTCCGGAATGATTTCGAGCTCTATCTGTTTCCCGTTGATTTTCCTCTTAAGGTAGTAGATGATGAGCTCCTCATCAGTGGGGTGGAACCTGAAACCTGGAGGCAAACTGACGGGCGCCATTGCtccctcttcccttcctctCAAAACTCCCACAGCAAAAGTGTGCTTATTAGAGCTTGGCAGGCGGCTGGCAGCAAGGCTATCCGAAGCAAAAATGTGGACAGCCACACCAAGCCTGCTCAACTAGCTCTATATGAATGAATGATCAGCTACCATTAATGTAAAAAACCTGAAACATGAATAGCAGAAAGACGTAAGTTGCAGAAAATTAACCAAGATTATCATCGCATATGTAACTAAGAAGTGTAGTAGAGAGGATCGGAGGAGAAAGAGACCTTGGCTAATGGCAGATGCATgaggaaggagggagggagggaaacGGGGAGAGGAGGGACTCTGGCTTTATAGCAAAGTCGAGAGATTATTTTATGCTGGGATTCTTGTCATCTTTCACATGAAGCTATATACGTACCTCTCTGTCTCCCTCTTAAACTTTGGCTTTTGCTTTTCTGTTGTGTCCTGTGTCAGTTGGCTTTATATCGGTGAATAGAAATATCCCAATCTTCTCTTCTTGTCTTTGGCAGCCAAAGCGAGCTGTTGTAGCTGCAGGATTGTGTAGGGTTGCTATTGGCTGCTTTGTGGGCCACCAGAGCGATGCCTAGTCAGCTCCCGTTGGAAAGGGTGAGGGGCCCAAGGTTGGTACTCGATTCCCCCACTTTTTTTCCCGCGACTTCCCTTTGACGGTTTACGTCAGTCACGTTCACACACGCGGCCCCATGAAGATTTGCCGGGGGACCCTGCCTGCCTCGATGCCTGTGCCTGCATGATTAGCAGCTAATACATGTACTATACTACCAATACTTTGCCAGGAACGATTAACTGTCTCAACTGAGTGGCAACTGCGGTTAAAGTTACCTGTTTCTACTTCTGATCTCGCCTCTCGGCGTTCCAGAGTGAATATATGCCTGCCGAATTACCAATGCATACAGTGCTGTTACTGATCCTGGCGACGGCTGCATGCATGCCGACAGTAGTGTTCAGCTCACCTGCCAAAACAATGTCAAGAGAGAAGCAGCATTGTTTGGTTCCAGTAGAACTTAGTAATGCCAGCAGAACATGAGTATATATTCCGTATTATGTCAAAAAGTATATATTCTGGACCAATGTATCTGCAAGATGTAAGAATGACACTTGCAAGTCAAGCTATGACAGCTGAATCGTTCATAAAAGGCACTGACTGGATTAGCTGGTTCACCAGTGAAATCTACTTTTCTGGAAACCAGTCCTGATGAGTAGAAATAGCTAGTCCACCAGTGAAATCTACTTTCCAGAAACTAGTTCAAGGAGGTTGCTCACCACTAAAATCTCACCTGTTGCCAACACAAAGACATGGCAACTGTAGGTGCTCAGGTGCAGCAAAAGTACCATGAGGCGAAAGGTTTAGACGACTGTAGTTCAGCTCAGTTTGCAATGTAATGCATATACCCGGTGTGAGTTTGACATGCTCACTGTGATTGTGTTTGCTAACTCGATTTCTAACACTGGAACCAGCGCCGCCAAGAACCCAGGATCCTAGAAAAGATTGTGCTCAGAGTTCACACTGGAAGGACTGAAAAGGCTTCTGTTGGAGCTAGCGGGCAACAATTACTGCCGAAGGACCCACTAATACTCACAAGACTTCATTCACATCTGACCCACAATGATCTCATTTTACTGAATTTGGGGGTAAAATATCATTACCCACAAATTAAACCACCGCCCTTTATGAAGTCGGCAGGAACCTAAGACTAATAAGAGCCATTTTCTTCAAAAGAGCAGAAAGGAAAACAAGTCCAAATCAGAACATCTGAGCTGAATAAGACAGGTTGTGTTCTCCAGCACACAGCCGATTCCATTGGTCGATGATCCAGTTTAACCTCCAAAAGCCCATTCTCAGTATCCAATGAGCCAGCCAATGATGCAGCAGTCAGCAGCTAACGTAAAGGAAAAGGTAGTTATCCACCGAAGGTACTGCGATGCCCAGACTTTCGACACGTTCCCCTGCTAGGCCTACATGGCAAGTGCAAGGGCTGGGTCCCGAGAGCTTTCGAGGCCCCCAACTTGCGGCTGCTGATGCATAGCTTGTGGGCCACTTTTCCTTTTTATCAATCCATCCGTCCCAGCTTTAGGTTCCTTTCCCCTTTTCGAGTTTATGCTTCTCCTCACCGCACACAGCGGGTATCTCTAAAACCATCCAATCTTAAGCTGCCTCCGACCACCAGCGTATCATGTACACATACAAACCAGGAATACCCATATATAGTGCTGTGCACATGTGAAATATAGTTCTTCTCTCAGTAAAGAAAGAAAGTGGCATGTAAATTGTAATTCTAACCAGATTAACTTAGGACAACCAAATAAAATTAACCAGAATAAATGAGTACAAGCTACTACCTCCATcccaaattacaattcattttgacttttctaaatacatatattttgctatgcacctagatgtACACTGTGTCTCGATACAAAAAAAACTATGTATCTTAATAAGccaaaacgaattgtaatttgggacggagggagtactagAGGCACTAGATTTTGTATTGTCATGACAGGAAGAAAACTCTACTATATGTTATCTATTTGCTTAGTTTCTGTTAACCATGCTTATGATTTGTGGCTCTTATGTAAAAGCTGAAAGAATATGGTGTGCAATGTGACAGATATGGCGAAACAAGTCGGTCGATCCGACAGCCTAGAGTGAACAGGAAGAGCACACATGACGCAGTCAGTTTAAAATTTAAAAGTGTTATGTCTTAACTAGCAATGATGAACATAAAAAAATGTAAAGTACGATTAGCCAGCTCGGTTCATAAGGAGACCCAGATCTCCACACCTTCACATGTGCTTTTTAAGGAATACAGACACAAGAGAGGGAGAATTTAGCCCACCTGGTCCCAGCAGATCAGCTCATGTATCTTCCCAATGATGCCAGAGACAAAAATTGCGTACTGATCAACTAATGATTAAGGTCTAATCAGCATGTGTTCAATTCAATTTGAAGAAAAAAAACGGTTGTTATCCTCACCCAAAAAAAGTGTCATcttctttgtttatttttgaACAAAATCATTACTTTGCTTTTATGTTTTGAAAACATTGAAATTTAGAACAATGGAAATAATCAAGTAAATTTTCATTTCTTTCCTGGAGGTTCCAGAGTTCAAGCTAACAGTTGGTCGACTGTACTAATTTTGATAAAAGATGAATGAGAAGCAATATACTAATTGTGCTAAGGAATAATTCTTAGAACGTTGAAGGTGGTGTGGGATCAGACCTTGAGTGCCCACATTGTCATCCATCAAGAGATGGGTGGCCTCAGCAAGCGGCAAGCAAAGTACTTCAACCTGGATACAAAAATAATTACAATCAAGATATGCTGAGATATATTCCATTCAAAAGCATTTCAGGAAAGTTATTTATTCACAAAGGTTGCAGAGCTGAATGCAGTGTCGGTTCTGATTATCAGAGAAGAGGaatcaaaagaaaagaaacagcAACAGTGTGTAGCCGAAAGGATAGGCCACCCCTAGCCTCCCACTTTTGAAAGCCCAAAAGTAGGCCATTGTTCAAGTATCTTGGCTTCCACAGGAATCTGATAGTACCCAAACAGAGAAAGAGATCTGAATACCTTGCACCAAATGGTGAAGCAATACGATACAGATAATATAACTAGGGAACAAACTTTATGTGTTTCCCATGTAGACAGTTCTCGGGGTTCAACTGGGAATGCATAAAGTTCCAATTTATCCTGTAGCAGTCCCAAACTGCAAATCCAGTTCCCACTAGTACCATTTTTCTTGACTATGACGATTAacaactgcaggaccatatgtgTCCTGTAAAGTAAAGCAGTTTTGGCAACTTGCAAACAATTTATCTATGTCAAGTTCAGTCACTACGTGAATCATTCAATAGTTCACTTCTCTCATAATGACATATCCATAGAACTATTTCAGTATGTCTGCACGACGGTGCTATCTGAGGGCAGCAAGAATTGGTTAAGCATTTACTAAGACAAAAAAATTAGCATTCCCTATAATCGTAATCCATTGCTTCAAGGTAAGCTTAGCAAATTGTCTTTAAACAGCAACAACAAACGTAAGGGTCTATTTTCTGGTCATCAAACCAGAAGTGATTTAGATATTACTCAAgtttgtttttttaaaaaaaatacataACACTGGAGTGCTGGATGACACTTCTAACCCCTAGTGGTAAAGTCCTGGACACATAATAAAGGATAGTTTAAAGCAAACCTACTATCAAAGTAGCATAAGGATAAGTGAATTACT from Panicum hallii strain FIL2 chromosome 9, PHallii_v3.1, whole genome shotgun sequence includes:
- the LOC112874412 gene encoding NAC domain-containing protein 86-like isoform X2 is translated as MAPVSLPPGFRFHPTDEELIIYYLKRKINGKQIELEIIPEVDLYKCEPWDLPEKSFLPSKDLEWYFFSPRDRKYPNGSRTNRATKSGYWKATGKDRKVNSHRRPVGMKKTLVYYRGRAPHGSRTDWVMHEYRLDERECETDTGLQDAYALCRVFKKTAPGPKIIEHYGAVHHPIEQPQWMASSVDRSPTLDLSSDVRGDDFESSSFSFPTEAPMDSMQHGGFGMQMSAGHEDGKWMQFLSEDAFNATNPFFMNPASSNFSCLPSKVDVALECARLQHRLSLPPLEVEDFPQDVSLDTKTSILRSNPNEVDILQEFLSVASASQELINGTSNSFPAEMWPGAGTSSSSSTHYINELSSLVELGVKAKQEVDNFYHMGCIGTSAGFASKSVHVDEPVRLVEIADMEEELKEEKKQVENLRGVRLHNNDLGEIVVEGDESNPTECITQYPISDTADNSDCRRSRSPDRSH
- the LOC112874412 gene encoding uncharacterized protein LOC112874412 isoform X1; the encoded protein is MAPVSLPPGFRFHPTDEELIIYYLKRKINGKQIELEIIPEVDLYKCEPWDLPEKSFLPSKDLEWYFFSPRDRKYPNGSRTNRATKSGYWKATGKDRKVNSHRRPVGMKKTLVYYRGRAPHGSRTDWVMHEYRLDERECETDTGLQDAYALCRVFKKTAPGPKIIEHYGAVHHPIEQPQWMASSVDRSPTLDLSSDVRGDDFESSSFSFPTEAPMDSMQHGGFGMQMSAGHEDGKWMQFLSEDAFNATNPFFMNPASSNFSCLPSKVDVALECARLQHRLSLPPLEVEDFPQDVSLDTKTSILRSNPNEVDILQEFLSVASASQELINGTSNSFPAEMWPGAGTSSSSSTHYINELSSLVELGVKAKQEVDNFYHMGCIGTSAGFASKSVHVDEPVRLVEIADMEEELKEEKKQVENLRGVRLHNNDLGEIVVEGDESNPTECITQYPISDTADNSGEAGHLTDPTDAGGLDTAPIFSQSQPDDFAIGFDDVNPNTSFDLYEKVDVKHGLFISRVGAAKTFFHRVEPSKKVSFHLNPLASDVSKAIEKQFHFPISSVTTKVSGRVSIFSKFKALIRDKFLVTKPSSYQRSLLGSKETATVSELLQIVSLLLTPKEVAGPTTTEQELVKKKAEKPEFGCEGSDHAWLVPLSKRSKGISSMFFSGKWAFLTSALAIRTPGCNH